A portion of the Eulemur rufifrons isolate Redbay chromosome 30, OSU_ERuf_1, whole genome shotgun sequence genome contains these proteins:
- the LOC138378562 gene encoding histone H2A-Bbd type 2/3-like: MPGRQSRRGSSHHQSRTCSRTARAELVFSVSHMERLLREGHYSPRLSGSAPVFLAAVVQYLTAKVLELAGNEAQNSGRRRITPQMVDMAIHNSPLLSGLFSTTTVSQVAPGQE, from the coding sequence ATGCCGGGCAGGCAGAGCCGTCGAGGGTCGTCCCATCATCAGAGCCGGACCTGCTCTCGCACAGCCAGAGCCGAGCTGGTGTTCTCGGTGAGCCACATGGAGCGCCTTCTGCGGGAGGGCCACTATTCCCCGAGGCTGAGCGGCAGCGCCCCGGTTTTCCTTGCTGCCGTTGTCCAGTACCTGACGGCCAAGGTCCTGGAGCTGGCGGGCAACGAGGCCCAGAACAGCGGCAGGAGGCGCATCACCCCGCAGATGGTGGACATGGCCATCCACAACAGCCCGCTGCTAAGTGGCCTCTTCAGCACAACCACAGTCTCCCAGGTTGCCCCGGGCCAGGAGTAG